The segment AATTAAACCACCGGATGAGCCAGAGAGTTCTGCAGAAGCAAACATTTTTACACCGATTGAACAAGCGGAACAGCTTGTCTCGGGTTATGCTGATGGACCTGAAATCTCCACAGGCAGTTCCAAAGCCTGCTATCACCCCGCTTCGGACAGAGTGAGCATCCCTTCGCCCGAACGGTTCACGGAAGCGGAAGAGTATTATTCCACCCTCTTCCATGAATTGGTCCATTCAACAGGCCATTTCAAGCGACTGGCACGCGGGTTTAATCAAGGCCAGTCAGTCTCGTTTGGCTCTCCCGACTATTCCAAGGAAGAGTTGGTAGCCGAGATGGGAGCCGCTTTCCTCAACGCGACTGCAGGAATCTCCGTGCCAACGATTGAACAATCTGCGGCTTATATCGACAACTGGAAAAAGAACATTAAGGGAGACAAACGCTTGGTTGTCTCTGCAGCCGGTGCGGCTCAGAGAGGAGTGGACTGGATACTGGGCGAGCGGCCCACTACCGCTTCGGAACAGGCAATCGTACCTGCTGCTGACATCCCTCCTCCCTATAGCCCCAACGACGGACCGGTGGTTTGAATTCGCCCAGCTTTCAAGGCGTCTTGAACGAGTACCTGATTCCAATCGGAGCCTCGTGCTGGAGGACGAACGTCTTTGAATTCTAAATCACGACGTCCCGTCTTAGAAACAATTACCTGCAGTCGCTCCGTGAGCTCATCCCCTCCTGGATCATTATCAAAGGCGGCGATTATGTGGGAGTTCTCTGTCATCCGTTCTATGGCCATTCGGAGTAGTTTCGGTTGTTCTGGATTCATTTTCCCACTAATCGAAGCGACTCGGGTTCCTTCTGTTCCCTGCAGGGCTAAATAGGAAAGAGCGTCTAGCCCACTTTCGGCCACCGCCAGGGTATGATCACCTTTAAGTGCCGTCGACATCCAGAGGGCCTTACGGCCCCCTTTACTAAACATGTTCACATTGGGTCCCTTGATTTCATACCCGACTAAACAGCGTTCACTCTTCTCTTTTCCCGCTTCGTAGCCCCAATGGGGAAAAGCAATCGATCCTCCTTTAGGGGAATGGCGTATCTGGTCCCGCAGTCGTGGGCTTTGGAGCAACTCAAAAGGAATTCCTCGCTCATGACACAAATAGGAGTGTGGTTGGGCGATAGGATCAAACTTGGAGTACCGGGCGGCCACTGCAATCAAATCGGTTTCACTGGGACGAATCTCTGCCGCGTACTTACCAGTATAAGATTGCTGGATCGTAGTGAGGTAGCTTTGGTTCAGGAAAGGACGGAGCAATTGCCGCACACGGCCCAGAGAACAACCTGGCTCAATCACGGTCTGAATGAAGTCAATCGCCGTTCCGCTTCCCAGATTATGCACGCTACAGAAGATATAGTGATCTCCATTCTGGGAAATGATGATTTTGTCCGCACCGTTTGCCATCAGCACCGAATGTCGTGTGGACTTCTTACGGTTGATTTCATACCCGTAAGAACTGGCGATGATGCTTAAGTTCACGCGTTTGAACTCCTCCAGTTCCGAGCGGCGATCATAGTTCATGTTTGGTCCCTCCTCCGGGTTCTGCTGATGGCCTCGGGAATTTAGCCAAAGAGCCGCTTCCATACCGACTTTTGTCGCTCATTGTGCAACGCCCGTTTGAGTTGATTGAGTTCTTTGTTGTGGTGAGTCTGTATTTCCTCGATTTGAGCTTGGGTCTGCTTTGCGATTTTCTGGCTCATGGTTTCGAGTGACGTTTGCCAGTCGGACGTCTCTCCCGTGCGTTGTTCGAGCAGTAGGGTCACTCGGTTTTGTCCCTCCTGGGCTTTGTCGAGTGCTTGCTGCAGATGTTCGATCTGCGAAACATACTGCCGGGTCAGTTGTTCTTGCATTTTCTTGATCGTGGCCAGGCTATCGTCGGTGACGTCGTTTGGTTTCGGAGTGGCGGGAGCCCCTTTCCGCTCTTCGCGGTCGAAATTACACGCATCGCCATAAGCACGGATTAACTCGGAGGCTTCAATAACCTTGTTTCCATCATGATCAAGTGCAAAAGACAGTTTGCCAGCCGACATGTGCCGGGAGACGGTGGCTCGACTCTTGCCAATAATGCGACTGGCGGCAGAGATGGAATATTTGGTGTTTGTCACGTCGACCGTTCATGTTCAGTTAAACCAGAGTCCACCCTACTACGAAAACATTGTTCATCGCAAACACTTTGTGAGCGACGTCTCTGTGTAGTTGCTGTTTCTTTCGGACAGGGTTGGGCATGCCCATGTGTGTTCCCTGTCAGTCCTATGGGAACTCCCTACTCCCGGTCATGGGACACGTTCACTGTCCATGTCGCACCAAGTGCACCTCGGTGTGAATGGCTGTCTTCCCTACTCCCGCTTGATTTGCAGAAGATGATACAGGCCGTGCACAGCCCACTGTCCGCTGTCCATGTTGCAACATGGACACCACCCAGGGTGAACTTGTTCAGCGCTACGGGCACGGCTATCTCAGGGGACAGGGTGAACATGTCCGCGTTCGCCGTGCAACGTACAGGGTCGACATGGACGTGTCACTGAGAGTTAAGCAGGGAAGAGGGTGGTTTTGTCTGAGAGCGTGCAGGAGGGCCAGTGAACTGTTCACTGCACGATGTCGCAGCATGCACACCCATTATTTTATCGAAAGATGTGCAAAAGTCGTGTACAGTGATTTCACCGTGGGCCGAATCGTGGCCTGCTAATCTTATCAAGCAGACGATTCCAGGCTTGCTCAATTCAACACTAAACTTAAGGAGGAGCTGCCCGAAAGAAGCTGACAAGAAAAAAGCCGCCTTGGTAATAAGGCGGCTTTGTGTAGATTTGAGCCAGGCTCGGTGATTGTGCAATTTCACTCTAGCGCTGTTCAAACCGAATTGCAAACATTAATGAGTTTGCAACAGGTTTCTGCACACTTTTTTTCGCCGCACGTTCCGTGCAGCCAGAGGTTATGGAAGGGTCGCCAGTTCAATGTTATGCAACATATTTCTACACAAACGATTCCATTTACTTTAAGTCAAGGAGGAGGACGCATTGCTTCGGACCGCTATCGGCACTCACTCGCACAGTGCGACCACTTCAGAGGATTAGCAGAGGGAACCAGTCGTTACGATCTCTTGCTGCTGGTTAAGAAAGTCGGCAAGCTTGCCGGTTTCTCGCCACGCATGATCCAGCTACTCGATTATTACATGGCCTACACCCGTGAAATCGACTGGGAGGAGGGGAGTCGTCCGATTGTTTATCAATCCTTATCCCGTACCGCGCTCGACATGGGTGTATCGGAACGCCAGATTCAGAAACTGGAGCAGCAATTATTTACGGTGGGAGCCATCACCTGGAATGACAGTGGCAATCATCGACGATTTGGGCAACGTGATCGGACCACAGGCCGGATCGTTTACGCCTATGGGATCGATTTGACTCCTCTCGCCTTCCTTCGTGAAGAACTGGAACAGAAGCTCCACGAAAAACAATTGCGTGACCAAGCCTGGCTTGAAACAAAACGTCAAATCTCGGCGTGCCGTCGACAGATTCGGAGTTTGTTAGCGGAATGGAGTTTGGAGGAGGGGGCTTCCGAGCATGAACTTCACGCCTTCAATGCACGCTACGAGACCATTGCCGTTCAACTTCGCACGTATTTGGATTTGGAAACGCTGCGGTCGCTGTTATTGCGGCATCAATCATTGCACGAAGAGATCATGACTGCGATGGGAGTAGGGGCTGAAGATACAAACCCTGCTCAGGAGACGTCAGCGGAGAAAATAGCGTCTAAAGGTTCATCCCAGAACGTCAGTAAGTTCGCTCACTACAATTACTCCACTCAGTTAATAAATAACTGTAGTCCTGAAGACCTTGGCTTTCAGAAAAGCGAGGGGGAACCCTCGTCACCTCAAGATATCATTTCAGCGACAGGTTTGCAGCATATCAGTTTGAGCCAGGTGCTCGGGACTGCGAGTGATCGGTTCAAGGCCTACTTACCGTTGAAAGCAGGGGCGATGGATTGGCAGGATGTGACGGAAGCCGCTTATCGAGTTCGCGAAGACCTCTCGATTAGCCAGCAGAGTTGGGGAGAGGCGTGTGAACTACTGGGCCGGACGGGAGCTGCTCTCTGCGTTTTGCTAACGGATCAAGCGAATAAGCGAAGTGTGAATCCGGTTACCAAACCAGCAGGGTATTTTAGAAGTCTGATCAACAAAGGCCGAGCCGGGGAGTTGCGACTGCACAATTCCATCTTTGGACTGCTGGAGCAGCATGAGCGATAGGAATCAAGATATCTAATGATAAATCATTTCGACTCAATCAGAGAGAGTATTTTCCTGCTTTACGCTCACTTTCGTTGTTTTCAATATGGTTGCACAGTTCGTGGTAATCTGCTGCACTTGAAGTACTTTATGAAACACAATCGCCAACCGAGTGGGGACAAGCAGAAGGGAAAGGAGTTCAAGAAGATCGCTCAGGACTTGCAGACATTGGTGGAAGGACGCCCGCTCGAAATTCCATCAAAGCGGCACCAGAATTCATTGAGGAAGACGACTCCGCTCTTTTCAACATCCCCTCAAGGATTCCGAGAATGAACACACCCGGGCACTTGTAAAGCTCGATGACCAGTTCATCACCGGCGTGGCCGAGATGTCGCAGGCAGCGGCGAAACATGTCCGTCCGCGACCGTCTATGACCCAGGAAGCCATGATTAACTACCGTTGCTGAGATTTACCCACTAGTGCTAAGGGATTGCCACGGGGGCATTTAGTGTAAGGCTATCCTGATGCGGATGGCAAAATCCTCACCTGGTTCGGACGTAACTTCCATTACGAAGAGCAGTACAAAAAAGGTATCGGTTTGGTGACAGCAAACGAGGACTTCAGAAATCCAAATTCGTGAAAGACTTTCATCGGGGACAAAAACTGTATGGCTTGCCGCAGTTTCAGAAGCTGGCGACTCCGAAATTGCTACTTAGCAGTCGACAGCCTGAATCAATAATCACCTAATATAAGTGAGATTGAAACATGGGCAGTACTCTTTAGCGAAATAAAATAAATGGTTTTAGATAAATAAGTCTGTATAAAATGCTGTGTAATTTATATATTTAAGTGTAATATTCTGTCGCACAACAAAACCACTTCTGATCTTGTTTCAAAAACGTCTTTTACGGTTCATGCGTTGTTGCGATTTTCATTTTTTCACATCTGTGCGATATTGCTCTAAGTAAAGAACTGCTTCGAAATACAATTTTGGCTGGCAATCCACGCGTCGTATCGTGTACTGATTCTGTGGGTGACATGATGTCCTTCGAAAATCAAACGAGAGCAAGTCTGTGCAAGATAATAACAAGTTATGTCTATAAGTCTGTAAATGAATTTCCTCCATTACGAAGTAGATCTATCCACGGGTGACGTTGTCGAGGTGACCCTCGACAAGCAGGCGAATGTACGTGTACTGGACGAGGGAAACTACAGCCGATACCAGCGTGGCGAACAGCATACTTACTACGGTGGTTTGGCAAAAGAGTCTCCAGTTCGGATTGCGTCTCCACATGCTGGACACTGGCATGTTGTCATTGACCTCGGCGGCTACGCTGGCACCGTCCAGGCTTCAGTTCGCGTCGTAAGGGGGAGCAATGTTTGACCCAGCTCCGAACGAAGACTCCGCGCCACTTGGCCCAGCAATTCATCGTGCGCGCCTCGACAAGCTGTCGATTTTTGAGGTTTCCGAATCTGAATTGGAGACGTTGGAGCGTGGTTCGCCCGATTCATTGTTTCTAAATCTTGCCATATTCGTTCTTTCGGTCGCCATTTCCTTCTCGATCGCGCTCGGCACAACAACAATTACGTCGGACCGTGTTTTCATTATTTTTGTGATCGTCACCGTTATTGGGTATCTTGCAGGGGCGACGTTTGGTTTTTTGTGGTGGCGTTCGTACAGGTCGGTCAAATCTGTCGCAAAACAAATACGAAACAGGTTATCGCCTGAAGGGGTGCGTGCAACGTCCGAAACTAAAAACGAGACATAATAATAAATGCACCAGAGCCGCGAATCCTAACGATTCAAAATGGGCAATCGCTCGTCGCGGATCGTTGATTGCAAAGGTGAGCCCACAATTAAGACGCTTTGTTTGTTTTGCCAATCCGATAAACCATTCACAGCCGAGCACGTGATTCCGGAATCACTCGGTAATGACGATCTTGTGCTCACAGGCAACGTCTGCACGGACTGCAATAACCACTTCAGCAAACTCGAAGCTCTTGTCCTCCAGAAGACGTCACTTGCCTTTTGGCGAGCATACCTTGGCATCAAAACGAAGCGAGGAAAGTTGCCCTCTGTCAATCTCTCGCAACCGAATCGTGAAAAGGGAGTGTTTCCATCAACACACCCCGCGCACGACGACAAAATAGGATTCACTGCGCATGAGGATGGATCGAGTTCAGTTGAGATCGACGATCTAAGAATCGTTAACGAGATACTCGATGATCGACGCACTAACTTTAGATTCGTGATGACTCCAAAATTGCTGTTCGTCTTCGGTCGCTTCCTATGCAAGGTTGGCATCGAATTGCTTTGCATCAGCGACCAAGACGTTGCCCGTAGTGATCAATTCCAACGGGCTCGTCGGTTTGCACGCTACGGCGACCTTGGCAGTCTATGGCCAATCTTTCACTTCACCAAAGGACAGCCCGGCGATTTTCGTAAGGTACGAGTTGACGCGGACGGTTTGATCAAGGACGTGGATTACTACGGGTACAGCCTGTTGGAAGTTGCCCAGCGATACACTCTTGCTCATCTTCGAGTTGGCACGGACAACTGGGTTGTCTGTCTCAATGATCCGTTCCCAACTCCAGAAATCAGAACTGCATTCCCAGAATACGATCTTCAGTGTATTTGGTACTCGCCCGAAGAAGTGGGCTAACAACTCATATCTACTCTGACCTTTTTGAATTCTGGATGGGCGCACGCACCTGGGTTACAAGGCCGAACACGTCGTCGATCTCGAGCATGAGATCATTCTCTCGGCGACAGTACAGGAAGGGACGGCCAGCGACGCGGGATCGTTGCTGGGCAGCCTGATCGCGGCACAAGGCAACCTGATTCTGGCGGGAAGTGAAGAGAGCATTGAGGAGGTGACGGCGGACAAGGGATACCATTCGAACGCAGCGATCAGCGATTGCAGTGGGTTCGGTGTGCGAACTTATATCCCGGAACTGGAGTTAAAGTACGAACGGGTCTGGGCCGACAAACCAGAGGAATACGAACGGTCCATGACCAATAACCGGCAACGTATGAGACGCAGCAAAGGCAAGCGATTGCAGCGGCAACGCAGCGAAAAGGTGGAACGGAGTTTCGCCCACACGTGCGAGACGGGCGGAGCCAGGCGAACCTGGTTACGCGGCATGGAGAAGATCAATAAACGCTATCTACTGCAGGCAGCGAGTCGAAACCTGGGGACCTTGATGCGGTCGCTGTTCGGAACGGGCAGCCCACTGGGTCTGCAGGGGGCGGTTTGGGGGTTGTTTGGACTTTATATAGCCGTTATTGAGTGGCTTTGCGGTTTGCCCGGAGCTTCATCGCGGCTCAGATCGGTCCGGACCAACAATCGGCTGATAAAAACCGCCCATGAAAACCACCGTCACTATTTACCGACATCCCAGCGGATAGCGATGTTTTCAACGGGCTGCTAAGGGCGTACCTGGAATTCTGCAAGTAGATGTAGTAGACGTTGCATACTTCGGTCCTACACTTGGATAGTCCAAGATGGGTGGACTCATACTGATGACGTCTGACGCCGGAATTTCCGAAGAGTCGTCGCGAACCCCTCTCGTACTCTGGAGTCTTCAAATACATCATGAGGGATTGTTGAAGTACCCTACGATCGCCTACATTGGGAAATAGAATTCTGTTTTTGATATAATCACTTGCTTGGTTATAGTGAATGTCCTTGCTGTTGTTGAAACCATCCCGTGTTACGATAGGCTTATTAGGAGCATCTGATGGGCCCCGCAT is part of the Polystyrenella longa genome and harbors:
- a CDS encoding DUF1883 domain-containing protein yields the protein MNFLHYEVDLSTGDVVEVTLDKQANVRVLDEGNYSRYQRGEQHTYYGGLAKESPVRIASPHAGHWHVVIDLGGYAGTVQASVRVVRGSNV
- the repC gene encoding plasmid replication protein RepC, yielding MQHISTQTIPFTLSQGGGRIASDRYRHSLAQCDHFRGLAEGTSRYDLLLLVKKVGKLAGFSPRMIQLLDYYMAYTREIDWEEGSRPIVYQSLSRTALDMGVSERQIQKLEQQLFTVGAITWNDSGNHRRFGQRDRTTGRIVYAYGIDLTPLAFLREELEQKLHEKQLRDQAWLETKRQISACRRQIRSLLAEWSLEEGASEHELHAFNARYETIAVQLRTYLDLETLRSLLLRHQSLHEEIMTAMGVGAEDTNPAQETSAEKIASKGSSQNVSKFAHYNYSTQLINNCSPEDLGFQKSEGEPSSPQDIISATGLQHISLSQVLGTASDRFKAYLPLKAGAMDWQDVTEAAYRVREDLSISQQSWGEACELLGRTGAALCVLLTDQANKRSVNPVTKPAGYFRSLINKGRAGELRLHNSIFGLLEQHER
- a CDS encoding transposase; the protein is MGYKAEHVVDLEHEIILSATVQEGTASDAGSLLGSLIAAQGNLILAGSEESIEEVTADKGYHSNAAISDCSGFGVRTYIPELELKYERVWADKPEEYERSMTNNRQRMRRSKGKRLQRQRSEKVERSFAHTCETGGARRTWLRGMEKINKRYLLQAASRNLGTLMRSLFGTGSPLGLQGAVWGLFGLYIAVIEWLCGLPGASSRLRSVRTNNRLIKTAHENHRHYLPTSQRIAMFSTGC
- a CDS encoding HNH endonuclease — its product is MFCQSDKPFTAEHVIPESLGNDDLVLTGNVCTDCNNHFSKLEALVLQKTSLAFWRAYLGIKTKRGKLPSVNLSQPNREKGVFPSTHPAHDDKIGFTAHEDGSSSVEIDDLRIVNEILDDRRTNFRFVMTPKLLFVFGRFLCKVGIELLCISDQDVARSDQFQRARRFARYGDLGSLWPIFHFTKGQPGDFRKVRVDADGLIKDVDYYGYSLLEVAQRYTLAHLRVGTDNWVVCLNDPFPTPEIRTAFPEYDLQCIWYSPEEVG
- a CDS encoding toprim domain-containing protein, yielding MNYDRRSELEEFKRVNLSIIASSYGYEINRKKSTRHSVLMANGADKIIISQNGDHYIFCSVHNLGSGTAIDFIQTVIEPGCSLGRVRQLLRPFLNQSYLTTIQQSYTGKYAAEIRPSETDLIAVAARYSKFDPIAQPHSYLCHERGIPFELLQSPRLRDQIRHSPKGGSIAFPHWGYEAGKEKSERCLVGYEIKGPNVNMFSKGGRKALWMSTALKGDHTLAVAESGLDALSYLALQGTEGTRVASISGKMNPEQPKLLRMAIERMTENSHIIAAFDNDPGGDELTERLQVIVSKTGRRDLEFKDVRPPARGSDWNQVLVQDALKAGRIQTTGPSLGL
- a CDS encoding ArdC family protein, producing MVKQKSAKPARRDIYQEITDQILALLDRGTVPWQNPIRRGTGNGWPKNLTNNKQYRGINVFLLAMQAWDQGFGSDYWLTFRQAKAKGGSVRKGEQSSLVTFWKLVQSKEKETNEKITLPVLRHYNVFNVEQCEGIKPPDEPESSAEANIFTPIEQAEQLVSGYADGPEISTGSSKACYHPASDRVSIPSPERFTEAEEYYSTLFHELVHSTGHFKRLARGFNQGQSVSFGSPDYSKEELVAEMGAAFLNATAGISVPTIEQSAAYIDNWKKNIKGDKRLVVSAAGAAQRGVDWILGERPTTASEQAIVPAADIPPPYSPNDGPVV